ACCGGAGCCGTACGAGGCGACGAGCAGCGTGTCGTCGACGAGCGACCGGTCGCGGGCGATAGCGTCGCGCAGCGCGCTGATACGGGCGATGTGGACGGAACTCGTGTACCAGTTGCCGACCTCACGCGAGAGGCCGAGCGTCGGCTCGACGGCGGTGTCGTACCACGTCTGGTACTGCTCCGTGGTCTTCAGCTCGTCCATGTAGTCGCTGATGGCCGCCTCGTACGCCTCGCGGTCGGCGAAGTCCGCCTCGCGGGGCTGGCGACCGATCTCCTCGGCCAGGTCGTCTTCGTGCTCCGTGCCGCGGATGACGTGTCGGTACGCCAGCAGCGCCGCCTTCCGGACCATACCGGGGAACGGGGTGTGGAACGGGGCGTACGCGAAGTCGTCGAGTTCGATGTCGTCGGTGACGGACTCGTAGTCCTCCAAGGCTTCGCGCATCCGGGACAGATACACCTGCACGGAGCGTTTCCCGTCGACGCTCGGGAACTGCTGGTTGGGCTTTAAAAAGTCCGTCTCGTCCTTCGAGCCGTAGCCCTGGTCCGTCGAGAGCGCGACGACGGACGGATCCTCGTCGATCAGCATCGCGACGGCACCGGCGCCCTGCGTCGCTTCGCCGGGGTCGCCGCGGGCGTAGAGCGCGGTGTCCGTCGTGATGACGAGCGCGGGACGGTCGCGGTTCCGCCCGGCGCGGATCCAGTTGTACGCGTCGTCGATGGCCTGCGTCCCCGCCAGACAGGCGAACTTGCGCTCGCCTTTGTTGGCGTGGGTGAAGTCGCCGTCGTACACCTGTTCGAGGCAGCCGGCGATGTACGTCGACACCGGCTTCGAGTGGTCGAACGCCGACTCGGTGGCGACGTCGATGCGGCCGATATCCTCGGGTTCGAGGCCCTTGCGGTCCATCAGGCCCTTCGCGGCGTTGGCGCCCATCGTAACGATATCCTCGTACACGTCCGGGAACGAGGAGTTGTTGAGTCCGAGTCCCTTCGTGTACTTTTCCGGGTCGTCGCCCTTCTCGGGCGCGAACGTGCCCGGTAAGTCGAGTTTGAGCTTTCCGGTCCAGATTTCGACGGCGTCGATGCCGACTTCGGTCATACACGGTCGTTCATCAGGCCGGCATATGGTTTTGTCGATGGGTGTTTACGTCGATTGTGGAACTATCCGTCGCCCGACTCGATCGTTGGCTCAGGCTCGAACTCGGTGTCGGTCGTCGTGACCGTTCCACTGTCGCTTGCGATCCGGATACTCCCGTTATCAGGGGAGAAAAAGAGAAACTCCCCAGCGGACGCGTCAAAGAAACCTCCACTTACGTCGACATCACTTTGGGCCTCAAAAGTAATGTCACCTGCGTCTGTGAAGATGATTCCTGTCGCCCTAACGATAGCGCCAGCCGCGCTGATGTCGCCGCCAGACCGTACCGTGACATCGCCTGCATCCGCCAAGATTCCCCCCGATGATGTGTCGAGCGTTGATCCCGCGAGCGAGACGCGGTCTCGGCCGGTCAGGTCGATCGATCCCGCCTCAAGCGTAACGCCGTCCTCAACGGTGATGCGGTCGGCGGCGATAGACACAGGGCCGCCGATCGCCGCGTTGTCGAAAACGACCAAATGCCCCTCGACGTCGCGCGGGAACGCCAGGTCCCCGGCGGTGTAGGTTTCTTCGGCGTCGCCGTCGCCGTCGCGGTCGAGGTACGCGACCGCATCGGTCTCGCGCACGTCGACAGTCGCCCGCGCGGTGTCGTCCTCGCTCGCGACCGTGAGTTCGGTCACGCCCACGTCGGTCGGGAGCGTCTGCCAGCGCAGCGAAACGGTCCGATTCTCTCCGGGATCGAGCGCGACCTCGGCCGAGTCGACCGCTTCTCCTCCGACGCGAAGTTCGACCGTCTCCGTTCCCCGCTCGTCGCCGAGGTTCTCGACCGTCGCGTTCACTAC
This genomic window from Halorubrum sp. PV6 contains:
- the hmgB gene encoding hydroxymethylglutaryl-CoA synthase, with the protein product MTEVGIDAVEIWTGKLKLDLPGTFAPEKGDDPEKYTKGLGLNNSSFPDVYEDIVTMGANAAKGLMDRKGLEPEDIGRIDVATESAFDHSKPVSTYIAGCLEQVYDGDFTHANKGERKFACLAGTQAIDDAYNWIRAGRNRDRPALVITTDTALYARGDPGEATQGAGAVAMLIDEDPSVVALSTDQGYGSKDETDFLKPNQQFPSVDGKRSVQVYLSRMREALEDYESVTDDIELDDFAYAPFHTPFPGMVRKAALLAYRHVIRGTEHEDDLAEEIGRQPREADFADREAYEAAISDYMDELKTTEQYQTWYDTAVEPTLGLSREVGNWYTSSVHIARISALRDAIARDRSLVDDTLLVASYGSGAQAEIHAETVREGWRAEIEGLDIDAQLAERYDLTWEEYEDVHDVHEYDMDVEREIEEFTQPDAEFVFTGWGRMNERKYEYIE
- a CDS encoding carboxypeptidase regulatory-like domain-containing protein, translating into MFPTQSRAQSNTVGVVTLVAVFLVTATVVGLAVVDNVETDDRPLMSAEFEANGTDLTLRHVGGDAAPNGELTVIVDADGTTTRLGLGPPDERFALGDEREFEDVLSPGTTTDVKLVHLPSGAILDEGTVRATDEPAETGAIEGTVTGDEAATLRGSGAAFILRRSLAPIAGVTVTIEGSQSVTEATTTADGGYRVDGLSPGSYEVSATAAGFGVATATASVTANETTTVDLQLDPLEPAAFDVEIAGVDATADAGDPVVVNATVENLGDERGTETVELRVGGEAVDSAEVALDPGENRTVSLRWQTLPTDVGVTELTVASEDDTARATVDVRETDAVAYLDRDGDGDAEETYTAGDLAFPRDVEGHLVVFDNAAIGGPVSIAADRITVEDGVTLEAGSIDLTGRDRVSLAGSTLDTSSGGILADAGDVTVRSGGDISAAGAIVRATGIIFTDAGDITFEAQSDVDVSGGFFDASAGEFLFFSPDNGSIRIASDSGTVTTTDTEFEPEPTIESGDG